The Deinococcus arcticus genome has a segment encoding these proteins:
- a CDS encoding exodeoxyribonuclease III yields MNEPAPLKVTTLNLNGLRSALRKGLREWLSTEAPDVLLLQEVRADPMPGALADLGYAGAWFPAQKAGYSGVAILAREALSDIRVGLPHDELDAEGRVLSAVVGGVRFASVYLPSGSSGPQRQGFKERILEDYHAWAEALLAEGTPLVIGGDYNIAHQAVDLKNWRANQKNSGFLPQEREWMTRHLACGLTDTHRACLGETAAYTWWSNRGNAYTNDVGWRLDYLLSAGVSVQGVQAHRAARLSDHAPLSGQVVRPG; encoded by the coding sequence ATGAATGAACCGGCGCCCCTGAAGGTCACCACCCTGAATCTCAACGGCCTGCGCAGCGCCCTGCGCAAGGGCCTGCGCGAGTGGTTAAGCACCGAGGCGCCGGACGTGTTGCTGCTGCAAGAGGTGCGCGCCGACCCCATGCCAGGCGCCCTGGCCGATCTGGGCTACGCCGGGGCGTGGTTTCCCGCCCAGAAGGCGGGCTACAGCGGTGTGGCCATTCTAGCCAGAGAGGCGCTGAGCGACATTCGCGTGGGCCTGCCCCACGACGAACTGGACGCCGAGGGCCGCGTGCTGAGCGCCGTGGTGGGCGGCGTGCGCTTTGCCAGCGTGTATCTGCCCAGCGGCAGCTCTGGTCCCCAGCGTCAGGGCTTCAAGGAGCGCATTCTGGAGGACTACCACGCCTGGGCCGAGGCCCTGCTGGCCGAAGGCACTCCGCTGGTGATTGGCGGCGACTACAACATTGCCCACCAGGCGGTGGACCTGAAAAACTGGCGGGCCAACCAGAAAAACAGCGGTTTTCTGCCCCAGGAGCGCGAGTGGATGACCCGGCACCTCGCCTGTGGCCTGACCGACACCCACCGCGCCTGCCTGGGCGAAACGGCCGCTTACACATGGTGGAGCAACCGGGGGAACGCCTACACCAACGATGTGGGCTGGCGCCTGGATTATCTGCTGAGCGCCGGGGTGAGCGTGCAGGGCGTGCAGGCGCACCGCGCCGCCCGTCTGAGCGATCACGCGCCCCTGAGTGGACAGGTGGTGCGCCCGGGCTGA
- the treZ gene encoding malto-oligosyltrehalose trehalohydrolase, with amino-acid sequence MTTLLRPDTDEGRRRLGAHLLPGGQATRFSVWSTRAREVQVRVNGQTLPLQPQGDGYFEATVPVGAGARYAFVLDGLTLPDPYARFLPGGVHGEAEVIDPGAYVWQYPDWPGRRLDECVFYELHVGTFTPEGTLKAAAERLPELRDLGVTAVELMPLAAFPGQRGWGYDGVALYAPFAPYGRPEDLMAFVDRAHGLGLGVFLDVVYNHFGPDGNYLSAYSPSYFTDRFHTAWGQGLDYAEPHMRRLITDNAQMWLRDYRFDGLRLDATASMQDDSPEHILCELAREVHALGGHHLLLAEDHRNHPELVTDYGLDGIWVDDFHHETRVVITGEQEGYYGGYRGHAESLARILTRGWLYEGQFWHVTGEEHHRGKPADGLEAPSFVYCIQNHDQIGNRALGDRLQAFEGVTAAEFRGASTLLLSLPMTPLLFQGQEWMASTPFPFFSDHHGELGQMVTEGRRREFAYFSGFSTLDVPDPQAEATFESAKLNWAEREQGEHARTLALYRALLRLRRDDPVLAVRTRRALSAGTFGAHTETEGLWVRWQTDQGERALVWNLTGQPLRAAHLSLPFALPPRVLLHSEGDPAQPLALDTLSLAPGEAALLAPARQDQA; translated from the coding sequence ATGACGACCTTGTTAAGGCCAGATACAGACGAGGGGCGCCGTCGCCTGGGCGCCCACCTGCTTCCCGGAGGACAGGCCACGCGTTTTAGCGTGTGGAGCACCCGCGCCCGTGAGGTGCAGGTCCGGGTGAACGGTCAGACCCTGCCGCTGCAGCCGCAGGGGGACGGCTATTTTGAAGCCACGGTGCCGGTGGGCGCCGGCGCGCGCTACGCCTTTGTGCTCGACGGCCTGACCCTGCCAGACCCCTACGCCCGCTTTCTGCCCGGCGGCGTGCACGGCGAGGCCGAGGTGATCGACCCCGGCGCCTACGTGTGGCAGTACCCCGACTGGCCAGGGCGGCGCCTGGACGAGTGCGTGTTCTACGAACTCCACGTGGGCACCTTTACCCCCGAGGGCACCCTGAAGGCCGCCGCCGAGCGCCTGCCCGAACTGCGTGACCTGGGCGTGACTGCGGTGGAACTCATGCCGCTGGCGGCCTTTCCGGGCCAGCGCGGCTGGGGCTACGACGGGGTGGCGCTGTACGCCCCCTTTGCGCCCTACGGCCGCCCCGAAGACCTGATGGCCTTTGTGGACCGCGCGCACGGCCTGGGGCTGGGGGTGTTTCTGGACGTGGTGTACAACCATTTTGGCCCGGACGGCAATTACCTCTCGGCCTACAGTCCCTCGTACTTTACCGACCGCTTTCATACCGCCTGGGGCCAGGGCCTGGACTACGCCGAGCCGCACATGCGCCGCCTGATCACCGACAACGCCCAGATGTGGCTGCGCGACTACCGCTTCGATGGCCTGCGGCTGGACGCCACCGCCTCCATGCAGGACGACAGCCCCGAGCACATCCTCTGTGAGCTGGCGCGTGAGGTCCACGCCCTGGGTGGCCACCACCTGCTGCTGGCCGAGGACCACCGCAACCACCCTGAACTGGTGACTGACTACGGCCTGGACGGCATCTGGGTGGACGATTTTCACCACGAAACGCGGGTGGTCATCACCGGCGAGCAGGAGGGCTACTACGGCGGTTACCGGGGCCACGCCGAGAGTCTGGCGCGCATTCTTACCCGGGGCTGGCTGTACGAGGGGCAGTTCTGGCACGTGACGGGCGAGGAACACCACCGCGGCAAACCGGCCGACGGGCTGGAAGCGCCCAGCTTCGTGTACTGCATTCAGAACCACGACCAGATTGGCAACCGCGCGCTGGGTGACCGCCTGCAGGCCTTTGAGGGCGTGACCGCCGCCGAATTCCGGGGAGCCAGCACCCTGCTGCTCTCGCTGCCCATGACCCCGCTGCTGTTTCAGGGCCAGGAGTGGATGGCGAGCACGCCCTTTCCCTTTTTCAGTGACCACCACGGCGAACTGGGCCAGATGGTGACCGAGGGGCGGCGGCGCGAATTCGCGTACTTCTCGGGCTTCAGCACCCTGGACGTGCCGGACCCGCAGGCCGAGGCCACCTTTGAGAGCGCCAAGCTGAACTGGGCCGAGCGCGAGCAGGGCGAACACGCCCGTACCCTGGCGCTGTACCGCGCGCTGCTGCGCCTGCGCCGGGACGACCCGGTGCTCGCGGTGCGCACGCGCCGGGCCCTGTCGGCCGGCACCTTCGGCGCCCACACCGAGACCGAAGGCCTGTGGGTGCGCTGGCAGACGGACCAGGGCGAGCGGGCGCTCGTGTGGAACCTCACCGGCCAGCCGCTACGCGCCGCACATCTGAGCCTGCCCTTTGCCCTGCCGCCCCGGGTGCTGCTGCACTCCGAGGGGGACCCGGCCCAGCCGCTGGCCCTGGACACGCTCAGTCTGGCCCCCGGCGAAGCGGCCCTGCTGGCCCCGGCCCGACAGGACCAGGCATGA